One Paenibacillus riograndensis SBR5 DNA segment encodes these proteins:
- a CDS encoding type 1 glutamine amidotransferase family protein has protein sequence MKHTVYLYVFDTMADWEIGYLTAELNSGRYYKKGLAPSTIVTVANEKTLVTTMGGLTIMPDITVDECSMASAAALILPGGNTWTEAIHNPILQLAERYIQKEILVAAICGATMGLAQAGLLNSRPHTSNDLEYLRMVCPAYTGGDFYQMQSVVTDGTLITASGIAPLEFAVHVLKALDVMTPEKLKAWYSLYKTQEAKYFYELMG, from the coding sequence ATGAAACATACGGTATATCTATATGTGTTCGACACCATGGCCGACTGGGAAATAGGGTACTTAACGGCCGAACTGAATTCGGGAAGGTACTATAAGAAGGGGCTGGCCCCGTCTACAATAGTTACTGTAGCCAATGAGAAGACGCTTGTAACTACAATGGGCGGACTGACAATAATGCCGGACATCACGGTGGATGAGTGCAGCATGGCAAGCGCAGCTGCGTTGATTCTACCCGGCGGAAATACATGGACCGAAGCCATCCACAATCCCATCCTTCAACTCGCTGAGCGATATATACAGAAAGAGATATTAGTGGCAGCCATCTGCGGGGCTACCATGGGACTGGCCCAGGCCGGACTGCTGAATTCACGTCCGCATACAAGCAATGACCTGGAGTACCTCCGCATGGTCTGTCCTGCGTACACCGGCGGGGACTTTTACCAAATGCAGTCTGTTGTAACGGATGGAACACTGATTACTGCCTCTGGGATAGCCCCGTTGGAATTCGCGGTACATGTCTTGAAAGCTCTGGATGTAATGACTCCAGAAAAATTGAAGGCCTGGTATAGTCTCTACAAGACCCAGGAGGCTAAGTATTTCTATGAGTTGATGGGATAA
- a CDS encoding HNH endonuclease — translation MGNKNIKTSKKEIVDYWFSIVDECGLSVDASEAHERCWRCGCEMSLERCHIIPDSLGGEDKASNLVLLCKRCHLENPNIADKDVMWDWLRAYGTSLYDIFWVKQGMKEYEFIYGKSVEEEFAERSITDVNHFDKIVKEQMRKTIFHFGHPYLNSATMAGVFRVSLKMWDKVN, via the coding sequence ATGGGAAATAAAAATATTAAAACTTCAAAAAAAGAAATTGTAGATTACTGGTTCTCAATAGTAGATGAATGTGGATTGAGTGTAGATGCATCTGAGGCACATGAAAGATGTTGGAGATGTGGGTGTGAGATGTCATTAGAGCGATGTCATATTATTCCTGATTCTTTAGGTGGTGAAGATAAAGCATCTAATCTTGTACTTCTATGTAAAAGATGTCATTTGGAGAATCCCAATATCGCAGATAAGGATGTTATGTGGGACTGGCTTCGTGCATATGGAACATCACTATATGATATATTTTGGGTGAAACAAGGGATGAAAGAATACGAGTTTATATATGGTAAATCTGTGGAAGAGGAATTTGCGGAAAGAAGCATAACTGATGTTAATCATTTTGATAAAATTGTCAAAGAACAGATGAGAAAAACAATATTTCATTTTGGACATCCTTATTTAAATTCCGCAACAATGGCGGGTGTATTTAGAGTCTCATTGAAAATGTGGGATAAGGTCAATTAA
- a CDS encoding SF0329 family protein → MFWSKLKQQLEGFLSPALNGRVEYAHRVTVICLINQGFVVSVDKKNVLNMSDRTNTMKWYQTELEIKNDPDIQIPITSDEIEAVRKATRGTCRRIA, encoded by the coding sequence ATGTTCTGGAGCAAATTGAAGCAACAACTGGAGGGCTTTCTAAGTCCTGCGTTAAATGGAAGGGTAGAATACGCGCACCGGGTTACCGTTATCTGCCTGATAAATCAGGGATTTGTTGTCTCGGTAGATAAAAAGAACGTACTCAATATGAGTGATAGAACGAATACTATGAAATGGTATCAAACAGAGCTGGAAATTAAGAATGATCCCGATATCCAAATTCCTATTACCAGCGACGAAATTGAAGCGGTCAGAAAAGCTACCAGGGGGACGTGCCGGAGGATCGCCTAA
- a CDS encoding McrB family protein: protein MINPKVMRELSSCYILARLADDSEPQYIPGLGIERKSVTRSQRNDNDIVFYLQTLNEEPKPIKDIIGKNPKECYVSFDDRNGRYLQTIKYYEQKDKISFLREHLEGKLILIKPKLNHRHDNPNHPFHYNFDIVMVSEDKQESNYYLPIPQVKKGVPAARFEKALLEGAPITLPDYPSLLETPEFILCDGYLYHITDPDSLKGSEVNVTTYYALQPKGIKKLALTDLDDFWGRLRCAYRELGFITDNYSIELRDLFEKRGVSLFQQEQQKKEDNKQKLQLETPISLTEMEFITRLKQLAQEAELVYPEEDLINFHTSLKTGGIAVIGGMSGTGKTRLALLYADALKLKKDENLLYVPISPSYTEPADILGYLNPQLGLFMESETGLTSFLERASQYPDELFMVLFDEMNLGQVEHYFAPFISLLELPKDQRELRIYSQGSICHNKSFAKGCIPVRDNVLFVGTANFDETTKDFSNRMLDRTNVILLEKLTFGEASVPKEENNEATNMTAVVNRRIYNQEWIKINVAMEEHEILLLDRLHDLMREYDAQIGVSFRIYKGIEKYLANIPTDADGNALITRHTALDYQVKQRILTKIRGHREQIQDLIGYCDAENRYHMGYIGRLLTEEGEGEDRFKFSLALLKQKAKELTRNGYAI from the coding sequence ATGATTAATCCGAAGGTAATGCGAGAATTAAGTAGTTGTTACATTCTCGCAAGATTAGCAGATGACAGTGAACCTCAATATATACCTGGTCTAGGCATTGAGCGAAAGAGTGTAACACGCAGCCAACGCAATGACAATGATATAGTGTTTTACCTACAAACATTGAATGAGGAACCAAAGCCTATTAAAGACATAATTGGTAAAAACCCAAAAGAGTGTTATGTCTCTTTTGATGATAGAAATGGACGTTACTTACAAACAATTAAGTATTATGAACAAAAGGATAAAATTTCCTTTTTGAGAGAACATCTGGAAGGAAAACTTATTCTCATAAAGCCAAAACTTAACCATCGCCATGATAATCCTAACCACCCGTTCCACTATAATTTTGATATTGTTATGGTTTCTGAAGATAAGCAGGAATCAAATTATTATCTCCCGATCCCCCAAGTGAAAAAAGGAGTACCTGCGGCTCGCTTTGAGAAAGCTTTATTAGAAGGTGCGCCTATCACGCTCCCAGACTATCCCAGTCTTTTAGAGACACCAGAGTTTATCTTATGCGATGGATACTTGTATCATATAACGGATCCTGACAGTTTAAAAGGCAGTGAGGTGAATGTAACAACTTATTATGCCCTCCAGCCAAAAGGTATCAAAAAACTTGCCTTGACTGATTTGGATGATTTTTGGGGTAGATTGAGATGCGCATATCGGGAACTTGGCTTTATAACTGATAATTACTCTATCGAATTGAGAGACTTATTTGAAAAACGAGGTGTATCGTTGTTCCAGCAGGAACAGCAAAAAAAAGAAGATAACAAGCAAAAACTTCAATTAGAAACGCCTATCAGCTTAACTGAAATGGAATTTATCACACGATTAAAACAATTAGCGCAAGAAGCTGAGTTAGTGTATCCCGAAGAGGATCTTATTAATTTCCATACCTCGTTAAAAACGGGTGGTATTGCTGTAATTGGTGGCATGAGTGGGACTGGGAAGACTCGACTTGCACTATTGTATGCTGATGCATTGAAGCTGAAAAAAGATGAAAATCTTCTTTATGTTCCAATCTCTCCATCATATACTGAACCGGCAGATATCTTGGGTTATTTAAATCCTCAACTAGGATTATTTATGGAAAGTGAAACTGGACTGACGTCTTTTTTGGAACGAGCTAGCCAGTATCCAGACGAGCTCTTCATGGTTTTATTTGATGAAATGAATTTGGGACAAGTTGAGCATTATTTTGCACCATTTATTTCGTTATTAGAGTTACCAAAGGATCAGCGCGAACTACGTATCTACAGTCAAGGGTCTATTTGTCATAATAAATCGTTTGCTAAAGGGTGTATCCCTGTCCGTGATAATGTTCTGTTTGTGGGAACCGCCAATTTTGATGAAACTACCAAGGACTTTTCTAACCGAATGCTAGATCGTACGAATGTGATCTTATTGGAAAAGCTGACTTTTGGTGAAGCATCGGTGCCCAAGGAAGAAAATAATGAAGCCACGAACATGACTGCGGTGGTTAATCGTAGAATTTACAATCAGGAATGGATCAAAATAAATGTTGCTATGGAGGAGCACGAAATTTTATTATTGGATCGATTACATGATCTTATGAGGGAATACGATGCACAGATAGGAGTAAGCTTTCGAATTTATAAAGGTATTGAGAAATATCTAGCCAATATTCCCACTGATGCAGACGGTAATGCTTTGATTACACGACACACTGCGCTTGACTATCAAGTAAAACAGCGAATTCTGACCAAAATCCGGGGTCATCGAGAACAAATACAGGATTTAATCGGGTATTGCGATGCGGAAAATCGGTATCACATGGGCTATATTGGTCGTCTTTTAACGGAAGAGGGGGAAGGAGAAGATAGGTTTAAATTCTCCCTTGCCCTTTTAAAGCAGAAAGCTAAGGAGCTGACAAGGAACGGCTATGCAATATAA
- a CDS encoding helix-turn-helix domain-containing protein — protein MRHRKELPGDKNIIGTQVVAIRKAKRMKQKDFLAKLQTFGLDISPTSLSRLEGQYRLVQDYEVVAIVKALDVSVGELLGENR, from the coding sequence ATGAGGCACCGCAAAGAGCTCCCCGGTGACAAAAATATCATTGGAACCCAAGTTGTAGCCATTCGAAAAGCTAAGCGAATGAAGCAAAAAGACTTCCTCGCCAAGTTGCAAACCTTCGGGTTAGACATCAGCCCAACCAGTTTGTCTCGATTGGAAGGTCAATATAGACTTGTGCAGGATTATGAGGTGGTTGCTATTGTGAAAGCGCTGGATGTTTCTGTTGGGGAGTTGCTGGGGGAAAACAGGTGA
- a CDS encoding TetR/AcrR family transcriptional regulator has product MENKMILDTKAKLMHAAIDLMAEKGYKGVSTKEIAATAGVSEMTLFRNFGSKKNLLDKAVDHYHYSIEMTRIFSEKVTWDLRSDLFMISQMYHELMERNRKLYLIVLSDNELTEIRERAQKHPRKLLELLTNYFIDMQKKSKLVSSDAEMQAITFMWMNYGAFISQLFVKSEITTKPKEDFMRSSVDLFVRALNP; this is encoded by the coding sequence ATGGAGAATAAGATGATATTGGACACTAAAGCCAAATTAATGCACGCGGCAATAGACCTAATGGCTGAAAAGGGCTATAAAGGCGTATCTACAAAGGAGATTGCAGCAACAGCAGGTGTCAGTGAGATGACATTGTTCCGTAATTTCGGCAGCAAGAAAAACCTGCTGGACAAAGCAGTTGACCATTATCATTACTCGATAGAAATGACCCGAATTTTTAGCGAGAAAGTGACATGGGACTTGAGATCAGACTTATTCATGATTAGCCAAATGTATCATGAATTGATGGAGCGTAACCGAAAATTATACCTCATTGTATTGAGCGATAATGAATTGACTGAAATCCGCGAAAGGGCACAGAAGCATCCCCGGAAACTATTGGAGTTATTGACGAATTACTTCATAGATATGCAGAAAAAGAGCAAACTGGTTTCAAGCGATGCGGAGATGCAAGCGATTACTTTCATGTGGATGAATTACGGGGCATTCATTTCGCAGTTATTTGTCAAATCTGAGATTACCACAAAACCGAAGGAAGATTTTATGAGATCAAGTGTCGATTTGTTCGTCAGGGCGTTAAACCCTTAA
- a CDS encoding VOC family protein, with the protein MPFYEALLPELRFTRTLHSLNWKVFAAEGELPSAAYFAITEDREHKPNHNIIGFWANDRAEVDHIAKLVKENGGPKRRSPVVLD; encoded by the coding sequence ATGCCTTTTTATGAAGCACTTCTTCCTGAATTAAGGTTTACGCGGACCTTGCACAGCTTGAATTGGAAGGTATTTGCTGCCGAAGGAGAATTGCCTAGTGCAGCTTATTTTGCTATCACAGAAGACCGGGAACATAAGCCAAATCACAATATCATTGGATTCTGGGCGAATGACCGGGCTGAGGTTGATCATATTGCCAAACTGGTTAAGGAAAATGGCGGTCCTAAACGACGGTCCCCGGTTGTTCTCGATTAG
- a CDS encoding Eco57I restriction-modification methylase domain-containing protein: protein MIEKCQIFTPEINVKELLDAANYTNNLYGKKVIENACGDGNILKEIVKRYIKDCLKNMINIIEIKKGLEHDIYGTEIDKVHFAKCLENLDGIAEFYGIYDVKWNIFNQDFLKMNLRDTFDFVIGNPPYITYRDLDEETRTFLKEHFRSCRYGKFDYCYAFIEASLTCLNSTGKLAYLIPSSIFKNVFGQELRNMIVFNTVKIIDYTTRKLFEQALTSSAILLCDKGKVNDDIEYLDVVNNITHSIPKKSLMGKWIFGGYSQNSASKRRFGEYFTAAISIATLFNKAYLLKNYIEEEEYINIGGYKIERSATRVAVSPKSLNYKKRELIIFPYYYNNDTLIRYKTEEFELKFPETSKYLKSYLKELANRNSDDKNEWFEYGRSQALAHLNQHKLLLSTIVTNEIKVYDLPKDFIPYSGIYIVSKKRIPLLKAKEILESESFYNYVKGIGISANGNSLRITASDINNYEF from the coding sequence ATGATAGAAAAGTGCCAAATATTTACTCCAGAAATAAATGTAAAGGAACTATTAGACGCTGCAAATTATACGAATAATTTGTATGGGAAAAAAGTTATAGAGAATGCATGTGGTGATGGAAATATTTTAAAAGAAATTGTTAAACGTTATATAAAAGATTGTCTGAAAAATATGATCAATATTATTGAAATAAAAAAGGGATTGGAACATGATATCTATGGTACAGAGATCGATAAGGTTCATTTTGCGAAGTGTTTGGAAAATTTAGATGGAATAGCTGAGTTTTATGGAATATATGATGTAAAATGGAACATATTCAATCAAGATTTCTTAAAGATGAATTTAAGAGATACATTTGATTTTGTCATTGGTAACCCTCCATATATAACTTATAGAGATTTAGATGAGGAAACACGAACTTTTCTAAAAGAACATTTTAGATCATGTAGATATGGAAAATTTGATTATTGCTATGCATTTATTGAAGCAAGCCTTACCTGTTTGAATTCAACTGGGAAATTAGCATATCTAATTCCTAGTAGTATTTTTAAAAATGTATTCGGCCAAGAATTGAGAAATATGATAGTTTTTAATACTGTGAAAATAATCGATTACACCACTAGAAAACTATTCGAGCAAGCTCTTACATCGTCAGCTATTTTGTTATGCGATAAAGGTAAAGTAAATGATGATATAGAATATCTAGATGTTGTAAACAATATTACTCATTCGATACCTAAAAAAAGCTTAATGGGCAAATGGATATTTGGGGGTTATTCTCAAAATAGTGCTTCAAAAAGAAGATTTGGAGAATATTTCACAGCAGCTATAAGTATTGCGACTCTGTTTAATAAAGCGTATCTTTTGAAAAATTATATAGAGGAAGAAGAATACATTAATATTGGAGGATATAAAATTGAACGAAGTGCAACAAGAGTAGCAGTGAGTCCTAAATCCTTAAATTATAAAAAAAGAGAGCTTATTATATTCCCATATTATTATAATAATGATACTTTAATTAGATATAAAACAGAAGAATTTGAATTGAAGTTTCCTGAAACCTCCAAATATTTAAAGTCTTACCTTAAAGAATTGGCAAATCGGAATTCCGACGACAAGAATGAATGGTTTGAGTACGGACGTTCTCAAGCTTTAGCTCATTTGAATCAACATAAGCTTCTTCTTTCAACAATTGTTACAAATGAAATAAAGGTATATGATTTACCAAAGGATTTTATTCCATATTCAGGGATATATATTGTTTCTAAAAAAAGAATACCTCTTTTAAAGGCTAAAGAAATCTTAGAGAGTGAGTCTTTTTATAATTATGTAAAAGGTATTGGTATTAGTGCTAATGGAAATTCACTTCGTATTACTGCATCAGATATTAATAATTATGAATTTTGA
- a CDS encoding sensor histidine kinase yields the protein MEELQYIIEDSTIAEVLGVQNFTNPEAAILELVKNAFDAQARKLDIIFKENEIIVKDDGIGMNYDDIKKHWMHIGKSNKFYEVLDRENKKRILAGSKGVGRFALSRLGTNIELSSQKDKSSDKSVLWTTNWNHSNLYEGKTLNKSGTKISIKGLRDKWNKASIEQLRKYLCRTYNDNLMKILITSQYNEKPQLVLRYFDKPQLGYNCTSILEFNYNSESSSLECIFKSDEFKNEANKYISDINLFDFTKNLDCIKELKDNKKLSLSKDELVEALKTLGNFSAEFYFSLKEPNLKDVEKFLYKHSFLTGRYESGVILYRNSFSISSYDGTKDWLGLGKRTRLSPAAATHPTGSWRIRENQLAGKVEIDKLTNQMLKDLSNRQGLDENIYFKTFLEIIDKGLAEYERYRQKIIRGINKKNKFVETEEKKIVEKVIQKPTIVRQMTNDQLSLFVSEIKDYKDENLNIKKEIHNTEERYKYDVRILNVLATSGLKATAIAHEMHNDRNSIAQNYENIVEAMKDYDIWEYVNEKEKTKYAFSNIPELLNKNKRINVKLVSFMDTMLEEVEKSNFVAEKHNIYEVLENIKNVWERDYAWVQINLENVLSSISFVFPEDSLKVIFDNLILNSIQHNEDKNHLKIDIKISFANGMLEIFYMDDGRGLAEKYLEDPMKILEVHETSRKQGHGLGMWIVNNTITMSGGEILNIDGHNGFVIFFTFGGSMNG from the coding sequence GTGGAAGAGCTACAGTATATTATTGAAGATAGTACAATTGCTGAAGTTTTAGGCGTGCAAAATTTTACTAACCCTGAAGCAGCTATTTTGGAATTAGTTAAGAATGCTTTTGACGCACAGGCTAGAAAGTTAGACATTATCTTTAAAGAAAATGAAATAATAGTTAAAGATGATGGGATAGGCATGAATTATGATGATATAAAAAAACATTGGATGCATATAGGTAAGAGTAATAAATTTTATGAGGTATTAGATAGGGAAAATAAAAAAAGAATTCTGGCGGGTTCTAAGGGTGTAGGTAGATTTGCATTGTCACGACTAGGTACTAACATTGAGCTCTCCTCACAGAAAGATAAATCAAGTGATAAGTCAGTTTTATGGACTACTAATTGGAATCACAGTAATTTATATGAAGGTAAAACATTGAACAAAAGTGGGACGAAAATTTCTATTAAAGGATTAAGAGATAAATGGAATAAAGCTAGTATTGAACAGTTAAGAAAATATTTATGCCGTACATATAATGATAATTTAATGAAGATTCTTATAACTTCCCAGTATAATGAGAAACCTCAATTAGTATTGCGGTATTTTGATAAGCCTCAGCTAGGTTACAATTGTACAAGTATACTAGAGTTTAATTATAATTCAGAAAGTTCTAGTTTGGAATGTATTTTCAAATCGGATGAATTTAAAAATGAAGCGAATAAATATATAAGCGATATTAATTTATTTGATTTTACAAAAAATCTAGATTGTATAAAGGAATTAAAAGATAACAAAAAACTATCCTTATCAAAGGATGAACTAGTAGAAGCTTTAAAAACTTTAGGAAACTTTTCAGCGGAATTTTATTTTAGTCTTAAAGAACCAAATCTAAAAGATGTAGAAAAATTTTTGTATAAGCACAGTTTCCTAACAGGAAGATACGAAAGTGGTGTAATTCTATATAGAAATTCATTTAGCATTTCTTCATATGATGGAACAAAAGATTGGTTGGGTCTTGGGAAAAGAACAAGATTGTCACCTGCTGCTGCAACTCATCCAACAGGTTCATGGCGTATTCGTGAGAATCAATTGGCAGGGAAGGTTGAGATTGATAAATTAACTAATCAAATGCTGAAAGATCTATCTAATAGGCAGGGTTTGGATGAAAATATTTACTTTAAAACTTTTTTGGAAATTATAGATAAGGGACTTGCTGAATATGAAAGATATCGTCAAAAAATTATCCGTGGAATAAACAAAAAAAATAAATTTGTAGAAACTGAGGAAAAAAAGATAGTAGAAAAAGTTATTCAGAAACCAACTATAGTAAGGCAAATGACTAATGATCAGCTTTCCTTATTTGTTTCGGAAATAAAGGATTATAAAGATGAAAATTTAAATATTAAAAAAGAAATTCATAACACTGAAGAAAGATATAAGTATGACGTAAGAATACTAAATGTCTTGGCAACATCGGGACTTAAAGCTACAGCAATTGCTCATGAGATGCACAACGACAGAAATAGTATTGCTCAAAACTATGAAAACATTGTTGAAGCTATGAAAGATTATGATATATGGGAGTATGTTAATGAAAAAGAAAAAACTAAATATGCTTTCTCCAATATTCCGGAATTACTTAATAAGAACAAGAGAATTAATGTAAAACTTGTTTCTTTCATGGACACTATGCTTGAGGAAGTGGAGAAAAGTAATTTTGTTGCAGAAAAACATAATATATATGAAGTATTAGAAAATATAAAAAACGTTTGGGAAAGAGACTACGCATGGGTCCAAATAAACCTGGAGAATGTCTTGTCTTCTATTAGTTTTGTGTTTCCAGAAGATAGCTTAAAGGTTATATTTGATAACCTAATACTAAACAGTATACAACATAATGAAGACAAGAATCATTTAAAAATTGATATTAAGATATCTTTTGCTAATGGAATGTTGGAGATTTTTTACATGGATGATGGTAGAGGACTGGCTGAAAAGTATTTAGAGGATCCTATGAAAATTCTTGAGGTACATGAAACTTCAAGAAAACAAGGACATGGTTTGGGAATGTGGATAGTCAATAACACTATAACAATGTCTGGGGGAGAAATACTAAATATTGATGGACATAACGGGTTCGTTATTTTTTTTACATTTGGAGGAAGTATGAATGGATAG
- a CDS encoding HNH endonuclease, with amino-acid sequence MNDYRNTRYCSSLENVKNKKGTLEDAIYKNHTKQKIIYNKVKDTAYEYRKNFMEIYNYKCCYCGNSIVNLGATLLEIDHYICESSFDSKEVAGRIGNLVLACYDCNRSKSGFVIKEEYKEILDPDMDNIKSVFTRDDDYYIKIAEQYEADEFIKGFHNQLRLSYQSRRLDFLLVNLNGLCQKLDGKPQAERLNVILRKLKEKRNLIISKGLSEESVLA; translated from the coding sequence GTGAATGATTACCGAAATACAAGATATTGTTCTTCATTGGAAAATGTGAAAAATAAAAAAGGTACATTGGAAGATGCAATCTATAAAAATCATACAAAACAAAAGATAATTTATAACAAAGTAAAAGACACAGCATATGAATATAGAAAGAACTTCATGGAAATCTATAATTATAAATGTTGTTACTGTGGAAATTCAATTGTTAACTTGGGTGCAACTCTTCTCGAAATTGATCACTATATATGTGAATCATCATTTGATTCAAAAGAAGTAGCTGGTCGAATTGGAAACTTAGTTCTAGCTTGTTATGATTGCAACCGTTCTAAAAGTGGATTTGTAATTAAAGAAGAATATAAAGAAATTCTAGATCCAGATATGGATAATATTAAGAGTGTTTTTACTAGAGATGATGATTATTACATTAAGATTGCTGAACAATACGAAGCCGATGAATTTATAAAGGGATTTCACAACCAGTTAAGGTTATCCTATCAATCAAGAAGATTAGATTTTTTACTTGTGAATCTTAATGGTTTATGTCAAAAACTTGATGGGAAACCACAAGCGGAGAGATTGAATGTTATTTTAAGAAAACTTAAAGAAAAAAGGAATCTAATAATTTCTAAAGGTTTAAGTGAAGAATCGGTGTTAGCTTAA
- a CDS encoding helix-turn-helix domain-containing protein, with amino-acid sequence MKHRKEPPGDKNIVGTRVVAIRKAKRMKQKDFLAKLQTFGLDISPTSLSRLEGQHRLVQDYEVVAIAKALDVSVGELLGEGE; translated from the coding sequence ATGAAGCATCGCAAAGAGCCTCCGGGTGACAAAAATATCGTTGGAACCAGAGTTGTAGCCATTCGAAAAGCTAAGCGAATGAAACAAAAAGATTTCCTCGCCAAATTACAAACCTTTGGTTTAGATATCAGTCCAACCAGCTTGTCGCGTTTGGAAGGTCAACATAGACTTGTGCAGGATTATGAGGTGGTTGCCATTGCGAAAGCGCTGGATGTTTCCGTTGGGGAGTTGTTGGGGGAGGGGGAATGA
- a CDS encoding nuclease-related domain-containing protein, with the protein MFKTLLSLFKKSDTKPPQAVRKVQTPKPKPKVAPTRIGELGEHKINLQLDQLPKECKALSDLLIPNPKSRTGYSQVDHLVISPYGLFMIETKNYQGEIKGGRQDQQWTVSNRYKMYNPLKQNYGHIKAVESLLQDIAAVKFISMVSFTMRCRFSIDPELRKIQSDELVIYDVELSEFISRKLLRLKAETPEPSISPAQTQAIYEHLLQANITDSEIRKLHVQRIKGGLL; encoded by the coding sequence ATGTTTAAAACGCTATTGTCTCTCTTCAAAAAATCCGACACTAAGCCGCCACAGGCGGTGCGTAAGGTACAAACTCCCAAGCCGAAACCAAAGGTAGCGCCAACCCGAATCGGTGAGCTGGGCGAGCACAAAATCAATCTTCAGTTGGATCAGCTTCCTAAAGAATGCAAAGCGTTGAGCGATTTATTGATTCCAAATCCTAAGTCGCGCACGGGCTATTCTCAGGTGGATCATCTCGTTATTTCTCCGTACGGCCTATTCATGATTGAGACGAAGAATTATCAGGGTGAGATTAAAGGCGGGCGCCAGGATCAGCAATGGACAGTAAGCAATCGTTACAAGATGTACAATCCGCTCAAGCAGAACTACGGCCATATTAAAGCGGTTGAGAGTCTGTTACAGGACATAGCTGCAGTGAAGTTTATTTCTATGGTGTCGTTCACGATGAGATGCCGTTTCAGCATTGACCCCGAGCTTCGGAAAATCCAGTCGGACGAATTGGTGATCTACGATGTTGAATTAAGCGAGTTTATCTCCAGAAAGCTGCTTCGCCTGAAGGCAGAGACTCCCGAGCCTTCTATTTCTCCTGCACAGACGCAAGCCATATATGAACATCTGCTACAGGCTAATATCACCGATTCCGAGATTCGTAAGCTTCATGTACAGAGAATAAAGGGGGGGCTCCTATGA